The Halorussus gelatinilyticus genome contains the following window.
CGTCAGACTGGCCGATACCTCTTTGTGCGTGTACAACTACCACATATTTCGACCGCGGACCGCCCAACCACCGGTCAGCCGTTCGCGCTCCCGCGATCTCTCCCAACGAAACACGTGATACGATGACAGAATCACTGGAAGAACTCAGCCAGCGGTACCAGGAATCGATGCCCGAAGACCTCCGCGAGACCAAGTCCTTCGACTGGTATCTCGACGAGGTGTACGAGGACCCCAAGATAGCCAGAAACGCCCACCAGCGGGTCGCCGACATGTTCGACTACTACGGCACCGAGTACGACGAGGAGGCCGGCGTGGTCGAGTACCTGCTCGCCTCGGAGGACCCGCTCCACGACGGGGAGAACACCTTCTACGGGCACGAGATTCACCGCGCCATCCACGAGTTCGTCAACAAGGTCAAGTCCGGTGCGCGGGGTCTCGGCCCGGAGAAGCGCATCAAGTTGCTCCTCGGCCCGGTCGGATCCGGCAAGTCCGACTTCGACCGACAGGTCCGGACATACTTCGAGGACTACACCCTCAGCGACGAGGGCCGGATGTACACCTACCGGTGGACGAACCTCTGCGACGTCATCCACGACCAAGACCCCGCCGACGACACGGTCCGGTCGCCGATGAATCAGGACCCCCTCGTCCTGCTCCCGGTGGACCAGCGCCAGCGCGTCATCGACGACCTGAACGAGAACTTAGACGCGCCCTACACCATCCAGAACGAGCAGAGCCTCGACCCCGCGTCGGCGTTCTACATGGACGAGCTGCTGGCGTACTACGACGACGACATCAAGCTGGTGCTGGACAACCACGTCGAAGTCGTCCGCCTGACCGCCGACGAGAACAAGCGCCAGGCCGTCGAGACCTTCGAACCGAAGGACAAGAAGAACCAGGACGAGACCGAGTTGACGGGCGACGTCAACTACTCGAAAATCGCCATCTACGGCGAGTCCGACCCCAGAGCCTTCGACTACTCGGGGGCGTTCTGTAACGCAAACCGGGGTATCTTCAGTGGCGAGGAGCTACTCAAACTCCAGCGGGAGTTCCTCTACGACTTCCTGCACGCTACGCAGGAACAGACCATCAAACCGAAGAACAATCCGCGAATCGACATCGACCAGGTCATCGTCGGCCGGACGAACATGCCCGAGTACCGGGACAAGAAGGGCGACGAGAAGATGGAAGCGTTCAACGACCGGACCAAGCGCATCGACTTCCCGTACGTCCTCGAATACGACGAGGAGTCCCAGATTTACCGGAAGATGCTGTTCAACGCCGACGTGCCCGACGTCCACATCGAGCCACACACGCTCGAAATGGCCGGACTCTTCGGCGTCCTGACCCGCATCGAGGAGCCCGACAGCGAGACCGTGGACCTGATGCAGAAGGTCAAGGCCTACAACGGCGAAATCAAGGACGGCGAGGACGTGGACGTGAAGAAGCTCCGCGAGGAGGGCGAGGAGTCCGCCGACATCGGCGAGGGCATGGAAGGCGTCTCCGCCCGGTTCATCGGCGACGAAATCGCGGAGGCCATCATGAACTCGACCCACCGCGACAGGGGCTTCCTGAGTCCCCTCTCGGTGTTCAACCACTTCGAGGAGAACCTCGAAAATCACGGCTCCATCCCGGAGGAGAACTTCGAGACCTACTACCGCTACCTCGAAATGGTCCGCGAGGAGTACAAGGACCGCGCCATCGAGGACGTGCGCCACGCGCTCGCCTACGACATCGAGGAGATTCAGCGACAGGGCGAGAAGTACATGGACCACGTCATGGCGTACATCGACGACGACACGGTCGAGGACGAACTCACGGGCCGCGAGCAGGAACCCGACGAGAGCTTCCTCCGGGCCGTCGAGGAGAAACTCGACATCCCGCGCGACCGGAAGGACGACTTCCGGCAGGAAGTGAGCAACTGGGTCTCCCGACGCGCCCGCGAGGGGTCGCCGTTCGACCCGCAGGACAACGACCGCCTGCGCCGCGCGCTGGAACGCAAGCTCTGGGAGGACAAGAAACACAACATCAACTTCTCGGCGCTGGTCTCGTCCAACGAGATGGACGACGACGAGCAGAACGCGTGGATAGAGGCGCTCGTCGATCAGGGCTACTCCCGCGAGGGCGCGAAGGAGGTGCTGGAGTTCGCCGGCGCAGAGGTCGCCCGCGCGGAGATGGAGGACTAACCGTGGCGACCGGCCACGACGACCGGCGTCTCGCGGACCCCGAGGAGTCCTCCCGCCCCGAGGACGCGCCCGACGGCGGCGAGTTCATCGAGGCGGCCGACCGCGAACTCCGGGAGACCTACGAGGAACCCAAGAGCCTCGCCGACTTCGTGGACGAGGCGTTCGAGAACCCGACCGTCGCGGCCCACGCCAGCAAGTACCTGCTCGAAGCCATCGAGTCGATGGGCACCCGGACCGTCGTCGAGGAGGGCGACGAGAAGGAGCGGTACGTCTTCTTCGACGACCCGCACAACGACGGCGAACACGCCATATTGGGCAACACCGAGGTGCTCAACGCCTTCGTGGACGACCTGCGGTCCATCGCGGCCGAGCGCGGCAAGGCCGAGAAGATAATCTGGTTCGACGGCCCGACCGCGACCGGCAAATCGGAGTTGAAGCGGTGTCTCGTCAACGGGCTTCGGGAGTTCTCGAAGACCGAGGCGGGACGGCGGTACACCGTCGAGTGGAACATCGCCAGCGCGAGCGAGGCACGGAGCCTGAGCTACGGCGACGAGCGCGCGGTCGCCGACGAGGAGAACTGGTTCCCGAGTCCGGTGCAGGCCAATCCGCTGACGGTGTTCCCCGAGGAGGTCCGCGAGGACATCCTCGCGCGAATCAACGAGGGAGTCGAGGACCACATCGACCTGAAGGTCGATAGCGCGCTCGACCCCTTCAGCCGCGAGGCGTACGACTACCTCGAAGAGCAGTACCGTCGGAACGGCGAGGACGACCTGTTCTCGGCCATCACCGACCCGAACCACCTCCGGGTGAAGAACTACGTCGTGGACGTCGGGAAGGGCATCGGCGTCCTCCACTCGGAGGACTCGGGGCCGCCGAAGGAGCGACTCGTCGGGTCGTGGATGCGCGGGATGTTGCAGGAGTTGGACTCGCGGGGCCGCAAGAATCCCCAAGCGTTCAGCTTCGACGGCGTCCTCTCGCAGGGCAACGGCCTGCTGACCATCGTGGAGGACGCCGCCCAGCACGCCGATTTGCTCCAGAAGTTGCTCAACGTCCCCGACGAGAAGACGGTCAAGTTGGACAAGGGCATCCAGATGGACATCGACACGCAACTGCTCATCATCTCCAATCCCGACTTGGAGGCCCAATTGAACCAGCACGCCGACGCCGGCGGGGCCGACCCGCTGAAGGCGCTCAAGCGCAGGCTGGACCGGCGGCGGTTCAAGTACCTCACCAACCTGAGTCTGGAGGCCGAACTCATCCGCCGGGAGCTGACCAACGAGACCGACGTGTGGAAGGCCGAGAGCTACGACGAACTCGAGAACCTGATTCGGGAACCACTCTCGGTGCAGGTCCGGAACGACGAGAGCGGCGCGGGCGTCGGCGAGCGCGAACTCGCTCCGCACGCCATCGAGGCCGCCGCGCTCTACAGCGTCGTGACCCGACTCGACGGCGAGGACGTGCCCGCCGGACTCGACCTGGTGGACAAGGCGAAGCTGTTCGACAGGGGCTACCTGCTCGACGGCGACGACCGCCTCGACGCGGAGGACTTCGACTTCGACGACGACGCAGACGACGGCGAGCAGGGGATTCCCGTGACCTACACCCGCGACGTCATCGCGGACCTGCTCAACGACGAGAGCGAGCGCGCCCACGCCGACTACCCGGTCGAGGAGGTCATCATGCCCCGCGACATCCTGAACGCGATGGCCGAGGACCTGACCGGCGCGCCAGTCTTCTCGACCGCCGAGCGCACCGAGTACGAGAACAGGCTGGTGCCGGTCAAGAACCACGTCTTCCAGAAGCAGGAGGAGGACGTGCTAGACGCCATGATGGCCGACAAGCGCGTGGACGAGGAGACCGTCGAGGAGTACATCGAACACGTCTACGCGTGGGCGACCGACGAGCAGGTCGAGAACGACCGCGGCGAACGCGTCGAACCCGACCCGCTGAAGATGAAGGTGTTCGAGACCGAGCATCTGGGTCGGTTCTCGCCCGAGAGCTACGACGGCGACCACTCGCCGACCCCGGCGGTCGAGGAGTTCCGGCGCAACAAGGTCATCACCGCGCTGAACCGCCACGCGTGGGAGAACCGCGACGAGGGCTTCGAGGCGGCCGACATCGACCCCAAGGAGATTCCCATCATCAAGACGGTGCTGGCGAACTACGACTGGGACGACGTGCGCCGGGTGTACGAGGACTTCGACCCGAACCAGTGGGCCGACCCGCCGGGCAACACCGAGACGGCCGCGGTGAAGGCCGAGACCATCGACAATCTGGTCGAGATGTTCGGCTACAGCGAGGCGTCGGCCGAGTTGACCAGCCAACACGTCATGAGTCAGGTGAGCTACAAATGGGACTGAGAGAGGACTTAGAACGGTATCGAGAGGTCGGCGAGGCCAAGCGGGAGGACCTCGCGGACTTCATCCAGTACGGCGACCTCGGCCAGAGCCTGCCCGACGAGATAAACATCCCCATCAAGATCGTGGACCTGCCGGAGTTCGCCTACGACCGGCGGGACAAGGGCGGCATCGGGCAGGGCGAACCCGACGTGGGCGACCCGGTGGGCGAGCCACAGCCCCAACCCGGCGACGGCGACGAGGAGGGCGACCCCGGCGACGAGTCGGGCGACCACGACTACTACGAGATGGACCCCGAGGAGTTCGCCGAGGAGTTGGACGACGAGTTGGGTCTCGACTTAGAGCCGAAGGGCAAGGAGGTCATCGAGGAGAAGGAGGGCGACTTCACCGACATGACCCGGACGGGTCCCGACAGCACCCTCGACTTCGAGCGGATGTTCAAGGAGGGGTTGAAGCGCAAACTGGCGATGGACTTCGACCCCGACTTCCTCGAAGAGGTGCTGAAGATAGACGGCTGGGGTCCCGACCGGACGTTCTCGTGGGCGCGCGAGAACGCCATCAACGTCTCGAAACACTGGCTCGAAGAGGCCTACCGCCGGATTCCGGACGACGAGAGGACGACCTACGACTCCATCGAGGAGGTCGAGGAGTCGGTCACTCGCCGGAGTACCGCCCAGAAGATAAAGGAAGAGGGCATCACGCACGTCCCCTTCCGGAAGGAGGACGAGCGCTACCGCTACCCCGAGATAATCGAGGAGCGCGAGAAGAACGTGGTCGTCGTCAACATCCGGGACGTCTCCGGGTCGATGCGCGAGAAGAAGCGCGAGTTGGTCGAGCGTACGTTCACGCCGCTGGACTGGTACCTGACCGGCAAGTACGACAACGCCGAGTTCGTCTACATCGCCCACGACGCCGAGGCGTGGGAGGTCGAGCGCGACGAGTTCTTCGGCATCCGGTCGGGCGGCGGGACGAAGATCTCGTCTGCGTACGAACTCGCCGCCGCGATTCTCGACGAGCGCTACCCGTGGAGCGACTGGAACCGCTACGTGTTCGCCGCCGGGGACAGCGAGAACTCCCGGAACGACACCAGCGAGAACGTCATCCCGCTGATGGACGAGATTCCCGCGAACCTCCACGCCTACGTCGAGACCCAACCCGACGGGAAGGCCATCAACGCGACCCACGCCGAGGAGGTAGACGACCACTTCGGCGAGTCGAACGAGGTGGCGGTCAGCTACGTCAACAGCCCCGAGGACGTGACCGACGCCATCTACGAAATCCTCAGCACGGAGGCCGAATCGTGAGACGAGCGACCACGCCGACGCGCACCGCGGAGGCCAAACCATGAGAGAGCGACCCCGAACGAAGAAGGCGGCGGAACCGTTACAGGAACCGGCCGAGGAGGCCCGCAATCTGGCCCACAAACTCGGCCTCGACCCCTACGACGTGAACTACTGGGTGGTCGATTACGACGAGATGAACGAACTCATCGCGTACAACGGGTTCCAAGAGCGCTACCCCCACTGGCGGTGGGGCATGCAGTACGACCGCCAGCAGAAGCAGGGCCAGTACACCGGCGGGAAGGCCTTCGAGATAGTCATCAACGACGACCCGTCTCACGCCTTCCTGCAGGAGTCGAACGCCGTCGCCGACCAGAAGGCGGTCATCACCCACGTCGAGGCCCACTCGGACTTCTTCGCCAAGAACCGGTGGTACCGGATGTTCGCCGACCAACTCGACGCCGCGGCGATGCTCGAACGCCACGCCCGGCGCATCGAGGAGTACATGTCCGACCCCGACATCGAGCGCGAGGCGGTCGAGCAGTGGATAGACAGCGTGCTGTGTCTCGAAGACAACATCGACCAGCACGAACCGTTCAAGCGTCAGTTCGAGCGCCGAGACGACGCCGAGGACGACGACATCCCCGACGACGAGTTGGCCGAGAAACTGGACGAGATGGACCTCTCGGACGAGGTGAAACGCCAGGTCTTCGACGAGGAGTGGATGGACGAGCAGGCCGACGCCGGCGAGTTGGACGAACCCGAGAT
Protein-coding sequences here:
- a CDS encoding PrkA family serine protein kinase produces the protein MTESLEELSQRYQESMPEDLRETKSFDWYLDEVYEDPKIARNAHQRVADMFDYYGTEYDEEAGVVEYLLASEDPLHDGENTFYGHEIHRAIHEFVNKVKSGARGLGPEKRIKLLLGPVGSGKSDFDRQVRTYFEDYTLSDEGRMYTYRWTNLCDVIHDQDPADDTVRSPMNQDPLVLLPVDQRQRVIDDLNENLDAPYTIQNEQSLDPASAFYMDELLAYYDDDIKLVLDNHVEVVRLTADENKRQAVETFEPKDKKNQDETELTGDVNYSKIAIYGESDPRAFDYSGAFCNANRGIFSGEELLKLQREFLYDFLHATQEQTIKPKNNPRIDIDQVIVGRTNMPEYRDKKGDEKMEAFNDRTKRIDFPYVLEYDEESQIYRKMLFNADVPDVHIEPHTLEMAGLFGVLTRIEEPDSETVDLMQKVKAYNGEIKDGEDVDVKKLREEGEESADIGEGMEGVSARFIGDEIAEAIMNSTHRDRGFLSPLSVFNHFEENLENHGSIPEENFETYYRYLEMVREEYKDRAIEDVRHALAYDIEEIQRQGEKYMDHVMAYIDDDTVEDELTGREQEPDESFLRAVEEKLDIPRDRKDDFRQEVSNWVSRRAREGSPFDPQDNDRLRRALERKLWEDKKHNINFSALVSSNEMDDDEQNAWIEALVDQGYSREGAKEVLEFAGAEVARAEMED
- a CDS encoding YeaH/YhbH family protein produces the protein MGLREDLERYREVGEAKREDLADFIQYGDLGQSLPDEINIPIKIVDLPEFAYDRRDKGGIGQGEPDVGDPVGEPQPQPGDGDEEGDPGDESGDHDYYEMDPEEFAEELDDELGLDLEPKGKEVIEEKEGDFTDMTRTGPDSTLDFERMFKEGLKRKLAMDFDPDFLEEVLKIDGWGPDRTFSWARENAINVSKHWLEEAYRRIPDDERTTYDSIEEVEESVTRRSTAQKIKEEGITHVPFRKEDERYRYPEIIEEREKNVVVVNIRDVSGSMREKKRELVERTFTPLDWYLTGKYDNAEFVYIAHDAEAWEVERDEFFGIRSGGGTKISSAYELAAAILDERYPWSDWNRYVFAAGDSENSRNDTSENVIPLMDEIPANLHAYVETQPDGKAINATHAEEVDDHFGESNEVAVSYVNSPEDVTDAIYEILSTEAES
- a CDS encoding PrkA family serine protein kinase — protein: MEAADRELRETYEEPKSLADFVDEAFENPTVAAHASKYLLEAIESMGTRTVVEEGDEKERYVFFDDPHNDGEHAILGNTEVLNAFVDDLRSIAAERGKAEKIIWFDGPTATGKSELKRCLVNGLREFSKTEAGRRYTVEWNIASASEARSLSYGDERAVADEENWFPSPVQANPLTVFPEEVREDILARINEGVEDHIDLKVDSALDPFSREAYDYLEEQYRRNGEDDLFSAITDPNHLRVKNYVVDVGKGIGVLHSEDSGPPKERLVGSWMRGMLQELDSRGRKNPQAFSFDGVLSQGNGLLTIVEDAAQHADLLQKLLNVPDEKTVKLDKGIQMDIDTQLLIISNPDLEAQLNQHADAGGADPLKALKRRLDRRRFKYLTNLSLEAELIRRELTNETDVWKAESYDELENLIREPLSVQVRNDESGAGVGERELAPHAIEAAALYSVVTRLDGEDVPAGLDLVDKAKLFDRGYLLDGDDRLDAEDFDFDDDADDGEQGIPVTYTRDVIADLLNDESERAHADYPVEEVIMPRDILNAMAEDLTGAPVFSTAERTEYENRLVPVKNHVFQKQEEDVLDAMMADKRVDEETVEEYIEHVYAWATDEQVENDRGERVEPDPLKMKVFETEHLGRFSPESYDGDHSPTPAVEEFRRNKVITALNRHAWENRDEGFEAADIDPKEIPIIKTVLANYDWDDVRRVYEDFDPNQWADPPGNTETAAVKAETIDNLVEMFGYSEASAELTSQHVMSQVSYKWD